A genomic region of Candidatus Marimicrobium litorale contains the following coding sequences:
- a CDS encoding tRNA-dihydrouridine synthase → MDFFGKTLSAPFTIPSGIITTATPIIQYFFDQVPEVGIITTKSIGPEPREGYREPVYSQYAPGCFVNAVGLTNPGPQRSLELLGALNVPADRFLLTSIFGGSLEEYVEIARILAPVSDGLELNLSCPHAKGYGMAMGQDPELVREIVAAVKAAVDIPVIPKLTPNVPDIGVIAQAAIAGGADALCAINTVGPGYTAAHGHPVLSNGEGGLSGKGVLPIALKCIRQIEAAADIPVIGCGGASSAADARAFFDAGAHIVGIGSALTGLTTDEIGGYFRALHNDLDSDDNSAERHIRYDIDMEFKPVTLVKNMRVCEDIALLTFDRKVNIQAGEFIFLWVPGLGEKPFSVLDDDPFTLVAIDVGIFTHALMDLPEGTEAYIRGPHGIAVAPDNDARIMAVAGGTGLAAVYQIARDFGNAEVFAGARSAERLYYLEECRQIAEVHVATDDGSAGYHGVVTELLRERLQAMSPEELARLVFYNCGPEPMVHAAIAVQREFCHPHQIFSAIDYLTKCGVGICGACAAPDGRRLCVDGPFLDAS, encoded by the coding sequence ATGGACTTTTTCGGTAAAACGCTATCAGCGCCTTTCACGATTCCGTCGGGCATCATCACTACCGCCACGCCGATCATTCAATACTTCTTTGACCAGGTGCCGGAAGTGGGCATAATCACTACCAAAAGTATCGGTCCGGAACCACGAGAAGGCTACAGGGAGCCGGTCTACAGCCAGTACGCCCCCGGGTGTTTTGTCAACGCCGTGGGGCTGACCAATCCCGGCCCGCAGCGCTCGCTGGAGCTGCTCGGCGCACTGAACGTCCCCGCCGATCGCTTCCTGCTGACGTCCATTTTCGGCGGCAGCCTTGAAGAGTATGTCGAGATTGCACGCATACTCGCGCCCGTCTCGGATGGACTGGAATTGAACCTGTCCTGCCCCCACGCAAAAGGGTACGGCATGGCCATGGGCCAGGATCCGGAGCTTGTGCGCGAGATTGTCGCCGCGGTAAAAGCCGCCGTAGACATTCCTGTAATTCCAAAACTGACTCCCAACGTGCCTGACATTGGTGTTATTGCCCAGGCCGCCATAGCAGGTGGTGCAGATGCGCTTTGCGCTATCAATACAGTGGGGCCCGGCTACACAGCGGCACACGGCCACCCCGTTCTCAGTAATGGCGAAGGAGGGCTGTCAGGCAAGGGCGTTCTGCCTATCGCACTGAAATGCATTCGACAGATTGAAGCGGCAGCAGATATTCCCGTTATCGGTTGCGGCGGCGCCAGCAGTGCCGCTGATGCTCGCGCGTTCTTCGACGCCGGGGCACATATTGTCGGCATAGGCTCTGCCCTTACCGGCCTGACTACAGACGAGATCGGCGGCTATTTTCGCGCATTGCACAATGACCTCGATTCAGACGACAACAGTGCAGAACGACATATTCGCTACGATATCGATATGGAATTCAAACCCGTCACGCTCGTCAAAAATATGCGGGTGTGTGAGGATATCGCTCTCCTCACCTTTGACCGCAAAGTGAACATCCAGGCAGGAGAATTTATTTTCCTGTGGGTTCCTGGTCTGGGTGAGAAACCGTTCTCTGTATTGGACGATGACCCCTTCACATTAGTCGCTATCGACGTGGGCATCTTTACCCACGCTCTGATGGACCTGCCCGAAGGCACAGAAGCCTACATCCGGGGTCCACACGGCATAGCCGTTGCACCGGATAACGACGCCAGAATAATGGCTGTCGCCGGCGGTACTGGCCTGGCCGCCGTCTACCAGATTGCCCGTGATTTTGGCAATGCTGAGGTATTCGCGGGCGCACGCAGCGCCGAACGCCTTTACTATCTGGAGGAATGTCGCCAGATCGCAGAGGTCCACGTGGCAACCGACGATGGCAGTGCCGGATACCATGGTGTAGTCACTGAACTGCTGCGGGAACGATTGCAGGCCATGTCGCCCGAAGAGCTCGCCAGACTGGTGTTTTACAACTGCGGTCCAGAACCGATGGTACATGCAGCCATCGCGGTGCAACGGGAATTCTGTCATCCGCACCAAATTTTCAGCGCCATAGACTATTTAACCAAGTGCGGTGTCGGTATCTGTGGCGCCTGTGCTGCTCCGGATGGCCGAAGACTCTGTGTCGACGGGCCGTTTTTGGATGCGAGCTGA
- the nhaA gene encoding Na+/H+ antiporter NhaA, whose amino-acid sequence MAGNKGVNIARWERSFVRILTPLEEFIHRQTTSGILLMICAVIALVIANTPLYDAYSHLLHTHAGIKIGGAEFSLSIHHWINEALMAGFFFVMGLELKRELLVGELATPKQALLPIMAAIGGVLVPAGAYVAVNYSSGSLSGWGIPMATDIAFAIGALSLLGARIPKNLVTFLIALAIVDDLVAVAVIALFYTEQIDVLTLFYAAGCTALLMAMNLWGIRRPLPYAFVGTILWGAMLASGIHATIAGIVVAFVIPIRPKFEPQAFINRIKESAVKMQKAIADNADIIHNNRLRALVTALDDGATLAQAPAQRLEHALHLPVAYIVIPVFALANAGIPVDFAGLGEYLNHPITLGVVVGLLIGKPIGIVGFTWLTVKLGWADLPAGLTMKHILGVGMLGGIGFTMSIFIADLGFANSSNDLLMAKTGILLASAIAGVSGFIWLMLQTRDEGDKLH is encoded by the coding sequence ATGGCTGGTAACAAGGGCGTCAACATTGCTCGCTGGGAGCGCTCATTCGTGCGGATATTGACGCCGCTCGAAGAATTTATTCATCGGCAGACAACCAGCGGCATCCTGTTAATGATCTGTGCGGTAATTGCCTTGGTCATTGCCAACACACCTCTGTATGACGCTTACTCGCACCTGTTGCACACGCATGCCGGTATAAAAATCGGCGGTGCTGAATTCTCTTTATCCATACACCACTGGATAAACGAAGCATTAATGGCGGGCTTTTTCTTCGTCATGGGCCTCGAACTGAAACGCGAATTGCTGGTAGGGGAACTCGCGACTCCGAAGCAGGCCCTGCTACCAATAATGGCAGCCATTGGCGGTGTACTGGTACCCGCAGGGGCCTACGTGGCAGTGAACTACTCCAGTGGCAGCCTCAGTGGTTGGGGTATTCCCATGGCGACGGATATTGCCTTCGCCATCGGCGCTCTGAGCCTGCTGGGAGCGCGGATTCCAAAAAATCTGGTGACCTTCTTGATCGCGCTCGCCATTGTTGACGATCTGGTTGCCGTGGCCGTGATAGCATTGTTTTACACCGAGCAAATCGATGTCCTGACACTGTTCTACGCAGCCGGCTGCACCGCTCTGTTGATGGCGATGAATCTCTGGGGAATCCGCCGGCCCCTGCCCTATGCCTTCGTCGGCACTATTTTGTGGGGCGCCATGCTCGCAAGCGGTATTCACGCGACCATCGCAGGTATCGTGGTGGCCTTCGTCATCCCTATTCGCCCGAAATTCGAACCGCAAGCGTTTATTAACCGCATCAAGGAAAGCGCGGTCAAAATGCAAAAGGCTATTGCGGACAATGCGGATATTATCCACAACAATCGTTTGCGGGCGCTGGTAACTGCACTCGACGACGGGGCTACGCTGGCACAAGCTCCGGCACAAAGGCTTGAACATGCTCTGCATCTGCCGGTAGCCTACATTGTCATTCCCGTTTTCGCACTCGCCAATGCGGGTATCCCGGTGGATTTCGCCGGTCTGGGTGAATACCTGAATCACCCCATTACACTGGGCGTGGTGGTCGGCCTGCTAATTGGAAAGCCCATCGGTATTGTTGGCTTTACCTGGCTCACCGTGAAACTTGGCTGGGCGGACTTACCGGCGGGGCTGACCATGAAGCATATTCTTGGTGTGGGCATGCTCGGAGGAATCGGCTTTACGATGTCGATCTTTATCGCCGACCTCGGCTTTGCAAACTCGTCCAACGACCTGCTCATGGCAAAAACCGGCATCCTGCTGGCGTCCGCTATTGCCGGCGTCAGCGGCTTTATCTGGCTCATGCTGCAAACACGCGACGAAGGCGATAAGCTACACTGA
- a CDS encoding cupin domain-containing protein, with protein MPLDPGPMRVMHNFFKNKSEVLADIDRLDLWPTVYVSDRMEELPLHWHDVDNCGYVMEGKSYVLNENGARVELSAGDKLVIPAGAIHAEGEVTERMVYIVGLGVDENLFDKLTLLDPAESPLVR; from the coding sequence ATGCCACTCGATCCAGGCCCCATGCGCGTGATGCACAACTTTTTTAAGAATAAGTCGGAGGTGCTGGCAGATATCGATAGGCTCGACCTGTGGCCCACGGTATACGTCTCTGACCGCATGGAAGAACTTCCTCTGCACTGGCACGATGTAGACAACTGCGGTTACGTCATGGAAGGTAAGAGTTACGTTCTGAACGAAAACGGCGCACGCGTTGAACTCTCGGCCGGCGACAAACTGGTAATCCCCGCGGGGGCCATCCACGCCGAGGGCGAGGTCACTGAGCGCATGGTGTACATCGTAGGATTAGGCGTGGACGAAAATCTGTTCGACAAGCTGACGCTGCTGGATCCGGCCGAGAGTCCGCTGGTCAGGTGA